The following DNA comes from Streptococcus canis.
ATTTTGGGATAAATTTGCCAAGCTATATGCTCCTTTTATGAGAAAAGATAAAGGAGTTTATGATAAAGTTTGTGGATATATTTGTCCTTATTTGAATAAAGACATGAATGTACTTGAACTTGCTTGTGGCTCAGGGCAATTGTCATTTAATCTTTCGAAACAAGTCAAAAGTTGGATTGGAACAGATTTTTCTGAACGAATGATTCTGGAAGCAAGAAAGCATGGAGAATACGAAAACCTTACATTTGAAATAGCTGATGCAACAACATTATCATTTGCAGATGGAGAATTTGATTGTGTGGTAATCGCTAATGCACTTCATATTATGCCTAATCCGGATATGGCAATGAAGGAAATATATAGAGTGTTAAAATCTAATGGTGTTTTGTTTGCCCCTACTTTTCTGTGGAAAGAGGGAAAGCAAAGTAAAATTATAAAAAGCTTGATGTCTATTTTAGGATTTAAGATGTATAAAGAATGGGATAAAAAGGAATTTGAAGATTTTATTGAAGAATATGGATTTTCAGTAATTGAAATGAAATTAGTACATGGAGGGCTTGCACCGGTTGGTGTGATGATTGCTAAAAGAGTAGCATAAAAAACTTTGCATGAAAAAATTTCATAAAAATGGTTACCAAAGGCGATAGAGAAAAACTATCGTCTTTTTATTTGAAAAAAGAAAGGAGTGTTTGATGGTATGTATTTATTTGATGAACAACCTATTGTTGCGAATAAAACTCTTGCTAGAGAAATAGGATTAAACGAAGCACTCATACTACAGCAGATTAATTATTGGATAGAAATAAATAAAAAATCAGGAAAGAATTATCATGATGGTAAATACTGGACATATAATTCAATTAGAGCATGGCAAGAAAATGATTTTGACTATATGAGCTTTGATACAGTAAAAAGGACTTTTTCAAAGTTAGAAAAAGCAGGTTATCTTTTAGTTGGAAATTACAATAAGGATCCAAGAGATAAAACAAAATGGTATACAATTAATAATGATAAACTTGAAGAATTATATATGGATATGGATTTAAAAAAACAAAAAATACAAACAGAAGCATTAAAAAATTCTATGCCCAATGCATTAGGGCAAAATGCATCAATGGATAAGGGCAAAATCAGCCAATGCAATAATGCAGATTGCACTAATGCACAGGTTCAAAATGCACTAATGCAAAAGGATAATTTGCACCAACCATTACCAGAGAATACAACAAATAATACTACAAATAATTCAGCATATATTTCCATCCATCCTTCCATCAAAGAAAAGAATCAATTAGTTTCAGAGAATATGAAGGGAGGGAGGATAGATATAAGCTATAAAAATATATATCAAAATTGTTTAGAAGAATTGCGACACCAAACAGGATATTATGAACATATGAGTATTGGGAATAAGCGTGTGGCTGAAGAGTTTGATGAAATATTAAAGATACTGGCAGATGTAATGGTATTAGATGATGAATCTTTCATTACTATCAACCAAACAAAGATATCTGTCCAAGTAGTAAAGGAAAGATTTAGGAAACTTAATTCAGGACATTTAGAGTACTTAGTAGGAATATTAAGATAAAATGAATATAAGATTAGAAATATAAGAGCTTTTGTACTGACCGCCGCTTATAATGCACCAAGTGGAATAGATGCCTATTATTCGGCTCTTGTAAGCTATGATATGAGAGGAGGATATTGATGTGATCAATGAAGAAATAGCAAGAAAGACCTTAAATATGGAGATAAATGCTGGTAAAGTTACTGGAAAAGTTCTATTAAACTTATTAAAAAAATTGATGAAAGAAGCAGAGAAATTAGGAGGACTTGAAAAACTGATCAATGCCAACGGAAATGAAGTAAAGCTAAAAGATATGGTTAAAAAGGGACAGCTTGAAGAAATACCAGTGGAAGAATCTGAGCTTAAAGAACTTAAAAAAGAGTTGAATAGATACGGTGTTAAATTTTCAGTGATGAAAAATAAAGAGACAGGTAAAAACTCTGTATTCTTTCAAGCCAAAGATATGAAAGTGATGGATAAAGCTTTTAAGCACGCTCTTTCAAAATCAGAAAAGAAAGCAGAAAGGAAAGAATCTATTCACAAGAATATTGAGAAGTTCAAAGAGATGGCTAAAAACTCTATTTCAAAAGAGAAAATCAAAAATAAACAAAAGGAGCAAAGCCTATGATAGATAAGATACTAAAAGACATCAAAGTCTTATTTAAGGTGCAAGATAAGGCAAAGTTTCTAAAGCAGAACATTCCCTATCTTGCATTTTTCTATGTTGGCAATATCTTTTCTCATCATGTAAGAGCATATACTGGTGGCGATGTAATAGACAAAATCTTTCAAGGTATATTGGAACTTAACACCATGAGCTTTCTTCCAAGTCTTCATCCAACTGATATTCTAATAGGCGTAGGAGTAGCTGCTTTAATCAAATTCATTGTCTATACAAAAGGGAAAAATGCAAAGAAATTTCGTCATAATGAAGAATATGGATCGGCGAGATGGGGAACAGCGAAAGATATTGAGCCTTATGTAGATGAGAAGTTTCAAAACAATATCCTGCTTACGCAAACAGAACGATTAACCATGAACGGCAGACCTGCTAATCCTAAATATGCAAGAAATAAAAATGTGCTTGTCATAGGAGGATCTGGAAGTGGTAAGACAAGGTTTTATGTCAAGCCGAACCTAATGCAAATGCACAGTAGCTATTGCGTTACGGACCCGAAAGGAACGATAGTCCTTGAGTGTGGTAAGATGCTTGAAGATAATGGATATGAGATAAAAATTCTAAATACCATAAACTTCAAAAAGTCTATGAAGTATAATCCATTTGCTTATCTTAGAAGTGAAAAAGACATACTCAAATTGGTGCAAACAATCATTGCAAATACTAAAGGAGAGGGAGAAAAAGCGGGTGAGGATTTTTGGATCAAAGCTGAAAAACTCTACTATACAGCTCTGATTGGATATATCTTCTATGAAGCTCCAAGGGAAGAAAAGAACTTTGCAACACTCCTTGATATGATAGATGCTTCAGAAGTTAGAGAAGATGATGAAACCTATATGAATCCAATAGATAGACTCTTTGAAGCCTTAGAAAAAAGAGAGCCTACGCACTTTGCGGTGAAGCAATATAAAAAATATAAACTTGCTGCCGGCAAAACGGCAAAATCGATTCTTATTAGTTGTGGTGCAAGGCTTGCTCCATTTGATATTCAAGAACTGAGAGACTTGATGAGCGAAGATGAGCTTGAGCTTGATACTCTCGGAGATAGAAAGACAGCACTCTTTGTCATTATCTCCGATACCGATGATACCTTTAACTTTGTAGTATCTATTATGTATTCACAACTGTTTAACATTTTGTGTGATAAAGCGGATGATGTGTATGGCGGAAGATTACCTGTTCATGTAAGATTCTTACTTGACGAATTTGCAAATATTGGTTTAATTCCAAAATTCGAGAAGTTAATTGCAACGATCCGTTCAAGAGAGATTTCAGCAAGTATTATCTTACAAGCACAATCTCAGTTAAAGGCAATCTATAAAGACAACGCCGATACGATTGTAGGTAACTGTGATAGTACCCTGTTTCTTGGTGGGAGGGAAAAGACTACATTAAAAGAACTTTCTGAAACACTTGGAAAAGAAACAATAGACCTTTACAACACATCGGAAACAAGAAACAATCAAAAGAGCTTTGGACTTAATTATCAAAAGACCGGTAAGGAACTGATGAGCCAAGATGAGATAACGGTTATGGACGGTGGAAAATGTATCTTTCAGCTTAGAGGCGTCAGACCATTTCTTTCAGATAAATACGATATTACAAAGCATAAGAATTACAAGCTGCTTGAGGACTATGACAAGAAGAATTTATTTGACATAGAAAGCTACATGAAGCGAAAAGGAAAAGCAAAATTGACACC
Coding sequences within:
- a CDS encoding class I SAM-dependent methyltransferase — its product is MGDKSNKKFWDKFAKLYAPFMRKDKGVYDKVCGYICPYLNKDMNVLELACGSGQLSFNLSKQVKSWIGTDFSERMILEARKHGEYENLTFEIADATTLSFADGEFDCVVIANALHIMPNPDMAMKEIYRVLKSNGVLFAPTFLWKEGKQSKIIKSLMSILGFKMYKEWDKKEFEDFIEEYGFSVIEMKLVHGGLAPVGVMIAKRVA
- a CDS encoding PcfB family protein, which gives rise to MINEEIARKTLNMEINAGKVTGKVLLNLLKKLMKEAEKLGGLEKLINANGNEVKLKDMVKKGQLEEIPVEESELKELKKELNRYGVKFSVMKNKETGKNSVFFQAKDMKVMDKAFKHALSKSEKKAERKESIHKNIEKFKEMAKNSISKEKIKNKQKEQSL
- a CDS encoding VirD4-like conjugal transfer protein, CD1115 family, with protein sequence MIDKILKDIKVLFKVQDKAKFLKQNIPYLAFFYVGNIFSHHVRAYTGGDVIDKIFQGILELNTMSFLPSLHPTDILIGVGVAALIKFIVYTKGKNAKKFRHNEEYGSARWGTAKDIEPYVDEKFQNNILLTQTERLTMNGRPANPKYARNKNVLVIGGSGSGKTRFYVKPNLMQMHSSYCVTDPKGTIVLECGKMLEDNGYEIKILNTINFKKSMKYNPFAYLRSEKDILKLVQTIIANTKGEGEKAGEDFWIKAEKLYYTALIGYIFYEAPREEKNFATLLDMIDASEVREDDETYMNPIDRLFEALEKREPTHFAVKQYKKYKLAAGKTAKSILISCGARLAPFDIQELRDLMSEDELELDTLGDRKTALFVIISDTDDTFNFVVSIMYSQLFNILCDKADDVYGGRLPVHVRFLLDEFANIGLIPKFEKLIATIRSREISASIILQAQSQLKAIYKDNADTIVGNCDSTLFLGGREKTTLKELSETLGKETIDLYNTSETRNNQKSFGLNYQKTGKELMSQDEITVMDGGKCIFQLRGVRPFLSDKYDITKHKNYKLLEDYDKKNLFDIESYMKRKGKAKLTPNTRIFRV